The Flavivirga eckloniae genomic interval TACCGTTCAACCAAAGGCTTGCAGAAGAATGCAAAACCGTATCCGAACTGTATTATAGTGAAGAGGCTCAAAAAGCAATTCGAGATTTTATAGATAAAGCTTAAAATGGATCTATTAACTTTTTTTATAGGCAGTTATACCATGTTTATTACCCCAGATTTTGGAGGTACAGGGCAGGGTATTTACACGGTACAATTAAACACCAAAACAGGTGAGTTAATAACCCTGCACACTCAAAATACACTAAACCCGAGTTATCTAACCATTAGTAACGATAATAAATTTTTGTATTGTAATACAGAGGTTGATATGGGCGATAATCCGAAAGTGCAATCCTATAAGATAAAAGAAGACTTTTCGCTTGAATTTTTAAACGAACAACCTGTTTCGGGAGGCTATCCATGCCATATAGAAACCTATAATGATAACATATTGGTTGCTAGTTATGGAACAGGTAATGTTTTGCAGTTTCCATTGAACGAATCGAAAGAACTGATGCGTTCTAAAAAAAACTACCATCACGTAGGATCGAGTATTAATGAAGAAAGGCAAGAAGGGCCTCATGCACATCAAGTTGCAATTCACCCAAATAAAAGAGACATTTACGTTTGTGATTTGGGTATTGATACC includes:
- a CDS encoding lactonase family protein, with protein sequence MDLLTFFIGSYTMFITPDFGGTGQGIYTVQLNTKTGELITLHTQNTLNPSYLTISNDNKFLYCNTEVDMGDNPKVQSYKIKEDFSLEFLNEQPVSGGYPCHIETYNDNILVASYGTGNVLQFPLNESKELMRSKKNYHHVGSSINEERQEGPHAHQVAIHPNKRDIYVCDLGIDTIKAYRFQDSELVPNQAKDILVTKGGGPRHMVFNKEGSLAYVLNELTGTVSVLKYENDMFKETSTHSALPEDYKGIPSGSAIRIHPEGTFLYTANRKLEAITIFNIKRDKLELIDYQYTRGDEVREFNITPDGKWLIACHQNSHDTVVYKIKSDGKLTETYRSKEILSPVCIVFPE